AGAGAAACTGGTCTGACATTTCATGAAGTAGCAGCTATGCTTAGAGGATTCGGTTACGACATTTCGAAAGCGACCGCACACCGTCGTTATAAGGAATACGAGGCTCAGAGAAAACATTCATAATGAATATGAGTTGAAACATCCTCTATAGTTTAATAAGATAAATGAAACACTTACGACTTTGGAGGAATGAGAATGCTTAGTAAAGAAAAAATACAACGTATCAATGAGCTTGCACGGAAGGCGAAAAGTGACGGTTTAACGCTTAAAGAGCAGCAGGAACAGAAGGACCTTCGTCAGGAGTATTTAGGTAATGTACGCCAATCATTTAAAAACCAGTTAACGTCTGTGAAAGTAGTAGATAAAAAAGGAAATGACGTGACACCTGAAAAATTAAAAGAGGAGAAAAGAAAAAAAGGAAGTAATGGGCCCTTACATTAAATATTCTATGGGTGACGCTATATTCAAACGACCTACCCCATCGGAAAATCCGGTGAGGGATCTTTTGTATTGAAAGCGCTGTTAAAACGTGGCTATTTTAAGACACTTTGCTTAAGAAGTCACTTTTATCTATTGAAAACGGTTGTCTAACCTCTCCAGAAAGTATATGATATGTATGAGAAAAAGTGACCATTATATTAACAGAAAAGAGGCTGATTTTTTCATGGGTACTAATATTGACCACTTATCAATTGCAACGATAAGAACACTATCGATAGACGGTGTTGAGAAAGCACAATCAGGCCACCCGGGAATGCCGATGGGGGCTGCACCTATGGCTTACAAGCTGTTCTCACAATTTATGCAGCATAATCCCACAAATCCAGATTGGTTTAACCGAGACCGATTTGTTTTGTCAGCAGGGCACGGCTCAATGTTGCTTTATAGTCTGCTTCATCTTCATGGTTATGATGTGACAATCGATGACTTGAAAAATTTCAGGCAATGGGGAAGCCGTACACCAGGGCATCCTGAAGTAGGAGATACCCCAGGAGTAGAGGCAACAACAGGACCTCTTGGACAAGGTGTGGCTATGGCGGTTGGGTTTGCTATGGCAGAAAGAAAACTTGCTGCTACTTACAATCGCGATCACTACAATGTCGTTGACCACTATACATATAGTATCTGCGGAGACGGGGATTTAATGGAAGGTGTGTCGGCGGAAGCAGCCTCACTCGCTGGTCATTTAAAACTTGGAAAACTCGTTGTTCTTTATGATTCCAATGATATCTCCCTTGATGGTGAGTTGCACCAGTCATTCTCTGAAAATGTGGAAGATCGCTTTAAAGCATACGGCTGGCAAGTGATTCGTGTGGAAGATGGAAATGACTTGAATGAGATTTCGGCAGCGATTGAATCAGCTAAAGCAGATGAGCGTCCAACATTAATCGAAGTAAAGACCGTCATTGGATACGGTTCACCTAATAAAGGTGGTAAATCAGCATCTCACGGCGCACCACTAGGCGGAGATGAAGTAAAAATGACGAAAGAAGCCTATAAATGGACGTTCGAAGAAGACTTTTACGTACCAGATGAAGTAAGGGAGCATTATAAGCAACTTGCAGAAAAAGGACAAGCAGAAGAAGAAAAGTGGCACGATCTCTTTGCAGAATACAAAAAAGCTTATCCAGAGCTTGGTGAAGAGTTGGAAACAGCGATTAAAGGAGAGCTTCCTGCTAACTGGGATAAGGCTATTCCTGTCTATGAAGAAGGAGATAAGCCTGCTACAAGAGCTTCAGGAGGAGAAGTCTTAAACGCCATTGCTCAACAGGTTCCTAGCTTATTTGGTGGATCAGCAGACTTGGCTTCTTCAAATAAAACAATGCTAAATGGGGAAGAAGATTTTAGTCGAGATAACTATAGTGGCCGAAATGTGTGGTTTGGTGTACGTGAGTTTGCTATGGCGGCTGCGGCCAATGGGATGGCACTTCACGGTGGAATTAGGCCGTATGTCGCTACATTCTTCGTATTCTCGGATTACTTACGCCCAGCTTTACGTCTATCTTCTATTATGAAGGTACCGGTCACATATGTCTTTACACATGATAGTATTGCTGTCGGAGAAGATGGCCCTACACATGAGCCGGTAGAACAGCTAGCAGCTTTAAGAGCGATGCCTGGCATATCAATTATCCGTCCAGCAGATGGAAATGAAGTGGCTGCCGCTTGGAAAGCTGCACTTGAGAGTACAGATGAACCTACAGCACTTGTCTTAACAAGACAAGGTTTGCCTACATTGCCATCAACGAAAGAAAAAGCGTATGAGGGTGTTAAAAAGGGTGCATATGTTGTATCTGAAGCGAATGGCGATGCAAATGGACTGTTACTGGCTAGTGGTTCAGAAGTAGCGTTAGCTGTAGAGGCCCAACAAGCTCTTGAAAAAGAAGGGATCTTTGTCTCTGTCGTCAGTATGCCAAGCTGGGATCGCTTCGAAAAACAATCAGCTGAGTATAAAGAATCTGTATTGCCATCTCATCTGAAACGCCGTCTAGGTATTGAAATGGCGACTACTCTTGGTTGGGAAAGATATACTGGTGATGAAGGATCGGTTCTTGGAATTGACAAGTTCGGAGCCTCTGCACCAGGAGACCGCATTCTTCAAGAATATGGCTTTACTGTTGAAAATGTGGTGACTCGTTTTAAACAACTCTTAGAAAAATAATAGACAAAAATTACGTCAGAGGATTTCTTTGGCGTAAT
The DNA window shown above is from Salipaludibacillus agaradhaerens and carries:
- the tkt gene encoding transketolase, encoding MGTNIDHLSIATIRTLSIDGVEKAQSGHPGMPMGAAPMAYKLFSQFMQHNPTNPDWFNRDRFVLSAGHGSMLLYSLLHLHGYDVTIDDLKNFRQWGSRTPGHPEVGDTPGVEATTGPLGQGVAMAVGFAMAERKLAATYNRDHYNVVDHYTYSICGDGDLMEGVSAEAASLAGHLKLGKLVVLYDSNDISLDGELHQSFSENVEDRFKAYGWQVIRVEDGNDLNEISAAIESAKADERPTLIEVKTVIGYGSPNKGGKSASHGAPLGGDEVKMTKEAYKWTFEEDFYVPDEVREHYKQLAEKGQAEEEKWHDLFAEYKKAYPELGEELETAIKGELPANWDKAIPVYEEGDKPATRASGGEVLNAIAQQVPSLFGGSADLASSNKTMLNGEEDFSRDNYSGRNVWFGVREFAMAAAANGMALHGGIRPYVATFFVFSDYLRPALRLSSIMKVPVTYVFTHDSIAVGEDGPTHEPVEQLAALRAMPGISIIRPADGNEVAAAWKAALESTDEPTALVLTRQGLPTLPSTKEKAYEGVKKGAYVVSEANGDANGLLLASGSEVALAVEAQQALEKEGIFVSVVSMPSWDRFEKQSAEYKESVLPSHLKRRLGIEMATTLGWERYTGDEGSVLGIDKFGASAPGDRILQEYGFTVENVVTRFKQLLEK
- a CDS encoding DUF896 domain-containing protein — protein: MLSKEKIQRINELARKAKSDGLTLKEQQEQKDLRQEYLGNVRQSFKNQLTSVKVVDKKGNDVTPEKLKEEKRKKGSNGPLH